The DNA region GAAGGAGATAAACCAAAATGGATGATAAAAAAACAATAATGGCAATAGGTGGACATATAGGTGACATGGAGTTGACAGCAGGTGGAGTTCTTGCATCGATGTCTTTAGAAGGACATAAAATCATTACAGTTGCCTTAACTGGTGGAGAAAAAGGGAATCCACCCAATATGTCTGTAGCGGATTACAGAAAACAGAAAATAGAAGAAGCCAATAAATTTGCAGAAATGTTAAATGGAGAAGCAATAGTATTCAAATACAGTGATGGAGAACTTCCTGTTAATGATGAAGTTAAGTTCAAGTTATGCGATGTCATAAGAAAATATAAACCCAATGTAATAATAACCCATTGGAAAAACAGCATTCATAAAGATCACGCTGCTACACATCAAATTGTAAAAGATGCTCAATTTTATGCTGGGCTACCTGGATTTGAGAGGGAGTATCCACCACATTATGCACAAGGTCCATATTATGCAGAAAACTGGGAAGATCCTTATGGTTTCAAACCTTATACATATGTAGAAGTAACAGAGGAAGGCTTCAAGCTATGGGAGAAAGCTATTTCACAACATTGGTTTACTGTTAATAGTACTTCATTTAAATACAAAGAATACTATTCACATCTAATGGCATTAAGAGGTTGTGAAGTACGAAAAGAGTATGCACAGGCATTCAACGTTGAAGAAATGTCCAAGAGAGTTTTTGTCAACGCATTTTAGGAGGGATATCCTTGGATTTTGATGAAGCGATTAAACTAATAAAAGAAGCCATAAACAATAGGTATTTCCCTTCAGCTGCAATTGCAATAGGGCAGAAAGATAAGATTTTCATAAAGAAAGTTTTTGGCTATTCTAGTATATATCCAAAGAAAATATATGCAGATATGAACACCCTCTATGATATGGCATCATTAACCAAGGTTATGGCAACAACTATGGTGGCATATAGATTTATAGAAAAAGGGCTTCTACATTTACATGATAGATTATCCA from Vallitalea longa includes:
- a CDS encoding PIG-L deacetylase family protein, with the translated sequence MDDKKTIMAIGGHIGDMELTAGGVLASMSLEGHKIITVALTGGEKGNPPNMSVADYRKQKIEEANKFAEMLNGEAIVFKYSDGELPVNDEVKFKLCDVIRKYKPNVIITHWKNSIHKDHAATHQIVKDAQFYAGLPGFEREYPPHYAQGPYYAENWEDPYGFKPYTYVEVTEEGFKLWEKAISQHWFTVNSTSFKYKEYYSHLMALRGCEVRKEYAQAFNVEEMSKRVFVNAF